A genomic segment from Cyanobium sp. NIES-981 encodes:
- a CDS encoding adenine phosphoribosyltransferase, translating to MALDLRQYVRDVPDFPKPGILFRDLTPLMRDPQGWQEVTRQLEQVCERLQPDLIVGIESRGFIVGMALATRVGLGFVPVRKPGKLPGAVTGVDYALEYGSDRLEIHSDALHGGPKVLVIDDLLATGGTAAACAQLVEAAGGRLCGFGFVAELAALEGRRRLPTSQPVESLIIYD from the coding sequence ATGGCCCTTGATCTGCGGCAGTACGTGCGCGATGTGCCGGACTTTCCCAAGCCCGGCATTCTCTTTCGCGATCTCACGCCGCTGATGCGTGATCCCCAGGGCTGGCAGGAGGTGACCCGCCAGCTCGAGCAGGTGTGCGAGCGGCTGCAGCCCGACCTGATCGTGGGGATCGAATCCCGCGGCTTCATCGTGGGGATGGCGCTGGCCACGCGGGTGGGCCTGGGCTTCGTGCCGGTGCGCAAGCCAGGCAAGCTCCCCGGCGCCGTGACCGGGGTGGATTACGCCCTGGAATACGGCAGCGACCGGCTCGAGATCCACAGCGATGCCCTCCATGGGGGGCCGAAGGTGCTGGTGATCGACGATCTGCTGGCCACAGGCGGCACTGCCGCGGCCTGCGCCCAGCTGGTGGAAGCGGCGGGGGGCCGTCTCTGCGGCTTCGGGTTCGTGGCCGAGCTCGCCGCCCTGGAGGGGCGGCGGCGGCTGCCCACCTCCCAGCCGGTGGAGTCGCTGATCATCTACGACTGA
- a CDS encoding DUF2949 domain-containing protein, with product MVNSSSPQSPPPQALLRYLRHQLGLGESALALGIKQAQQEQAPLPVVLWRYGLISLEQLEQVLSWQDTNL from the coding sequence ATGGTGAACAGCTCCAGCCCCCAGTCCCCCCCACCCCAGGCCCTGCTGCGCTACCTGCGCCACCAGCTGGGTCTGGGGGAGAGCGCCCTGGCCCTCGGCATCAAACAGGCCCAGCAGGAGCAGGCTCCCCTGCCCGTGGTGCTGTGGCGCTACGGACTGATCAGCCTGGAGCAGCTCGAACAGGTGCTGAGCTGGCAGGACACCAACCTCTAG
- a CDS encoding FAD-dependent monooxygenase, giving the protein MPSSSMATADLRALVHGAGPTGALTALALAEAGWRVHLSDPLDAAQLRARNRAYAFNHSSRRLLDRLGLWELLQPSLIPFRRLQLCDLGTGVEVPFTPADLGRRLAGGADAAAAAVGWIGLHGPLMELLQRRLAGEPRITQAMGVGSGAEPWPESPPDLVVAADGPHSPHREGLGIRVWQHTYRQSCLTAQVALRGTDPDQAWELFRPEGPFAVLPLGPGRAQLVWSAPSSRCRRLESLGPDGFLDALAEALPDRFQPDALLEPPRTFPVGLLLARRLQRGSTVLLGESAHRCHPVGGQGLNLCWRDVAVLHRLARRVAAGGLQPGKLPRAYALRRWPDLVLTLLATDLLMRIFSNRSRLLLPLRRLSLAALGSLAPLRRLSLGAMTNGPCRPW; this is encoded by the coding sequence ATGCCCAGCTCCAGCATGGCCACTGCCGACCTCCGGGCCCTGGTGCACGGGGCTGGTCCCACGGGGGCGCTCACGGCCCTCGCCCTGGCGGAGGCGGGATGGCGGGTGCATCTCAGCGATCCCCTCGATGCGGCCCAGCTCAGGGCCCGCAACCGCGCCTACGCCTTCAACCACTCCAGCCGGCGCCTGCTGGATCGGCTGGGTCTCTGGGAGCTGTTGCAACCCAGCCTGATCCCCTTCCGGCGGCTGCAGCTCTGCGATCTGGGAACAGGTGTGGAGGTGCCGTTCACGCCAGCGGATCTGGGGCGACGTCTGGCGGGTGGCGCCGATGCAGCCGCCGCTGCCGTGGGGTGGATCGGCCTCCACGGGCCGCTGATGGAGCTGCTGCAGCGGCGGCTGGCCGGCGAGCCCCGGATCACCCAGGCCATGGGGGTGGGTTCCGGGGCGGAGCCCTGGCCCGAGTCGCCCCCCGATCTGGTGGTGGCGGCGGATGGCCCCCATTCCCCCCACCGCGAGGGCCTCGGCATCCGCGTGTGGCAGCACACCTACCGTCAGAGCTGTCTCACGGCCCAGGTGGCCCTGCGCGGCACCGACCCCGACCAGGCCTGGGAGCTGTTCCGGCCGGAAGGTCCCTTCGCCGTGCTGCCCCTCGGACCCGGCCGGGCCCAGCTGGTGTGGAGCGCCCCCAGCAGCCGCTGCCGGCGCCTGGAGAGCCTGGGGCCCGATGGCTTCCTCGACGCGCTGGCCGAAGCCCTGCCGGACCGTTTCCAGCCGGATGCGCTGCTCGAGCCACCACGCACGTTTCCGGTGGGTCTGCTCCTGGCCCGCCGCCTGCAGCGCGGTTCCACGGTGCTGCTGGGGGAGAGCGCCCACCGCTGCCATCCGGTGGGGGGGCAGGGGCTCAATCTGTGCTGGCGCGATGTGGCGGTGCTGCATCGCCTGGCCCGGCGGGTGGCGGCCGGTGGCCTCCAGCCTGGCAAGCTGCCCCGGGCCTACGCGCTGCGGCGCTGGCCTGATCTGGTGCTGACCCTGCTGGCCACCGACCTGCTGATGCGGATCTTCTCCAACCGTTCCCGGCTGCTGCTGCCGCTGCGGCGGCTCAGCCTGGCAGCCCTGGGCTCGCTGGCTCCCCTGCGCCGCCTCAGCCTCGGGGCCATGACCAACGGCCCCTGCCGGCCATGGTGA
- a CDS encoding high light inducible protein, whose translation MTQANPAVIRGATVTTEDGGRLNAFASEPRMEVVSAERGWGFHERAEKLNGRMAMLGFIALLATELAMGGEAFTRGLLGIG comes from the coding sequence ATGACCCAAGCCAATCCCGCCGTGATCCGAGGCGCCACCGTGACCACCGAAGACGGCGGCCGTCTCAATGCCTTCGCCAGCGAGCCCCGCATGGAAGTGGTGAGCGCCGAGCGGGGCTGGGGTTTCCATGAGCGCGCCGAGAAGCTGAACGGCCGCATGGCCATGCTCGGCTTCATCGCTCTGCTCGCCACCGAGCTCGCCATGGGTGGCGAGGCCTTCACCCGCGGCCTCCTCGGCATCGGCTGA
- the dapB gene encoding 4-hydroxy-tetrahydrodipicolinate reductase: MTSSSAARPIAVVVAGALGRMGAEVVRAVSAAADCRLVGAIDTTPGKEGTDVGLELGLGELEVAVTADFEGCLCQASQLVRNDGPGQGAVLVDFTHPRVVYEHTRGAIAYGVHPVIGTTGLSPQQLADLAAFADKASIGGAVIPNFSVGMVLLQQAAAAAARFYDYAELTELHHNRKADAPSGTCLKTAELMEELGKSFNPQQVEEHETLPGCRGGQRESGLRLHSVRLPGLVAHQEVMFGAPGETYTLRHDTIDRAAYMPGVLLCVRRVRQLSGLVYGLEKLL, encoded by the coding sequence ATGACCAGCAGCAGTGCCGCCCGACCCATCGCCGTGGTGGTGGCCGGGGCCCTCGGCCGGATGGGGGCCGAGGTGGTGCGGGCGGTGAGCGCCGCCGCCGACTGCCGTCTGGTGGGAGCGATTGACACCACCCCCGGCAAGGAGGGGACCGACGTGGGCCTGGAGCTGGGCCTCGGCGAGCTGGAGGTGGCCGTGACGGCCGACTTCGAGGGCTGCCTCTGCCAGGCCAGCCAGCTGGTGCGCAACGACGGCCCCGGCCAGGGCGCGGTGCTGGTGGACTTCACCCATCCCAGGGTGGTGTACGAGCACACCCGCGGGGCCATCGCCTATGGCGTGCACCCGGTGATCGGCACCACGGGCCTCAGCCCGCAGCAGCTGGCCGACCTGGCCGCCTTCGCCGACAAGGCCTCGATCGGCGGCGCCGTGATCCCCAACTTCTCGGTGGGGATGGTGCTGCTGCAGCAGGCCGCCGCCGCCGCCGCCCGCTTCTACGACTACGCCGAGCTCACCGAGCTGCACCACAACCGCAAGGCCGATGCCCCCAGCGGCACCTGCCTCAAGACGGCCGAGCTGATGGAGGAGCTGGGCAAGAGCTTCAACCCGCAGCAGGTGGAGGAGCACGAAACCCTGCCCGGCTGCCGCGGCGGGCAACGCGAGAGCGGCCTGCGGCTCCATTCGGTGCGGCTGCCCGGCCTGGTGGCCCACCAGGAGGTGATGTTCGGCGCCCCGGGCGAGACCTACACCCTGCGCCACGACACCATCGACCGGGCCGCCTACATGCCCGGGGTGCTGCTCTGCGTGCGCCGGGTGCGCCAGCTGAGCGGCCTGGTGTATGGCCTCGAGAAGTTGCTCTGA